Proteins from a single region of Pungitius pungitius chromosome 4, fPunPun2.1, whole genome shotgun sequence:
- the gch1 gene encoding GTP cyclohydrolase 1 — protein MEPSEPTEQLDGGSALNGHLDRTVKRPVPGGSGCAPPTSAAATASAASGAARPVIAGGREERTRSVEDNQTSLPSLAAAYTTILRGLGEDPQRQGLLKTPWRAATAMQFFTKGYQENLIDVLNDAIFDEDHDEMVIVKDIDMFSMCEHHLVPIFGRVHIGYLPNKRVLGLSKLARIVEIYSRRLQVQERLTKQIAVAITEALKPAGVGVVIEATHMCMVMRGVQKMNSKTVTSTMLGVFREDPKTRDEFLALVRS, from the exons ATGGAGCCCTCCGAACCGACCGAGCAGCTGGACGGCGGCTCCGCGCTGAACGGACACTTGGACCGGACGGTGAAGCGGCCGGTACCGGGCGGCTCCGGGTGCGCTCCTCCCACCTCCGCCGCCGCTACCGCGTCTGCCGCGTCCGGCGCGGCGCGGCCGGTGATTGCGGGCGGGCGGGAGGAGCGCACCCGGAGCGTGGAGGACAACCAGACCAGCCTCCCGTCCCTGGCCGCGGCGTACACCACCATCCTGCGGGGACTGGGCGAGGACCCGCAGCGGCAGGGGCTGCTGAAGACCCCGTGGAGAGCCGCCACCGCCATGCAGTTCTTCACCAAAGGGTACCAGGAGAATCTCATCG ACGTGCTGAACGACGCCATCTTCGATGAGGACCACGACGAGATGGTGATCGTCAAAGACATCGACATGTTCTCCATGTGTGAACATCACCTGGTGCCCATCTTCGGCAGG GTTCACATCGGCTACCTCCCCAACAAGAGAGTCCTGGGCCTCAGCAAGCTGGCCAG GATCGTGGAAATCTACAGCCGGCGACTACAAG TTCAGGAGCGGCTGACCAAACAGATCGCCGTGGCCATCACCGAGGCGCTGAAGCCCGCCGGAGTGGGCGTGGTCATCGAGGCCAC TCACATGTGCATGGTGATGCGGGGCGTGCAGAAGATGAACAGTAAGACCGTCACCAGCACCATGCTGGGGGTCTTCAGGGAGGACCCCAAGACCCGCGACGAGTTCCTGGCGCTGGTCAGGAGCTGA